A window of the Bombina bombina isolate aBomBom1 chromosome 3, aBomBom1.pri, whole genome shotgun sequence genome harbors these coding sequences:
- the TAX1BP3 gene encoding tax1-binding protein 3 gives MSYIPGQPVTAVVQRVEIHKLRQGENLILGFSIGGGIDQDPSQNPYSEDKTDKGIYVTRVSEGGPAEVAGLQMGDKIMQVNGWDMTMVTHDQARKRLTKKNEEVVRLLVTRKSLEEAVRHSRSMRP, from the exons CAACGAGTTGAAATCCATAAACTGCGCCAAGGGGAGAACTTGATTCTCGGCTTTAGTATAGGAGGAGGTATTGACCAGGATCCGTCACAGAATCCGTATTCTGAGGACAAAACCGATAAG GGTATCTATGTCACACGGGTATCAGAGGGAGGACCGGCTGAGGTGGCTGGGCTACAGATGGGAGACAAAATAATGCAG GTAAATGGATGGGATATGACCATGGTTACTCATGATCAGGCAAGAAAACGCCTTACCAAGAAAAATGAAGAAGTTGTTAGGCTTCTAGTAACTAGGAAGTCCTTGGAGGAGGCTGTAAGACACTCCAGGTCAATGAGACCTTGA